Proteins co-encoded in one Diprion similis isolate iyDipSimi1 chromosome 13, iyDipSimi1.1, whole genome shotgun sequence genomic window:
- the LOC124413765 gene encoding ankyrin repeat domain-containing protein 13C isoform X2, with amino-acid sequence MAETSVEPYPLHKSIFHGDVKELSYLIRTHDIAEKDKQGNTPLHLAVMLGRKECVQLLLAHGAPVKVKNLAGWSPLAEAISYGDRQTISLVVRKLKQQVREQMEERRPNLVEALRQMGDFYMELKWDFQSWVPLVSRILPSDICKIHKSGASIRMDTTFVDFNDMRWERGDISFIFNGDQKPSKSLTVLDNKAKLYQRVRYEETDDEIEDEVDILMSSDIMAVQMSTKGISFSRAQTGWIFREDKREMVGPFHADFYQINGMVLESRKRREHLSEEDLQKNKAIMESLTKGSFQGFPNGEPPARRPSLNPPSEPHVSWEEYSTALPGQCPTLGRTLAYKESSKSFKATVAMSPDFPLTVDMLLDVLEVIATFKHFSKLRQFVLMKLPPGFPVKIDIPILPTVTAKITFQEFVFRNDIQPELFQVPSDYFEDPMRFPDL; translated from the exons ATGGCGGAAACATCGGTCGAGCCTTATCCACTTCACAAATCTATTTTTCACGGAGACGTCAAGGAGCTGAGCTACCTCATAAGGACTCACGATATCGCCGAAAAGGACAAGCAAG GAAATACTCCGCTGCATCTGGCTGTTATGTTAGGAAGAAaag AATGTGTTCAATTACTACTTGCACACGGAGCTCCGGTTAAAGTGAAAAACCTTGCTGGATGGAGTCCTCTTGCCGAAGCTATTAGCTATGGAGATAGACAAACTA TATCATTGGTCGTTAGGAAATTGAAACAACAAGTAAGAGAACAAATGGAGGAGAGAAGACCAAATCTAGTTGAAGCACTTAGGCAAATGGGAGACTTCTACATGGAACTTAAATGGGATTTCCAAAGTTGGG TTCCCCTAGTATCCAGAATACTTCCGTCTGACATTTGTAAGATACATAAATCAGGGGCGTCGATTCGCATGGACACAACGTTTGTTGATTTCAACGACATGAGATGGGAGAGAGGCGACATTTCGTTCATATTCAACGGCGATCAAAAGCCGAGTAAATCTCTCACTGTTTTAGACAACAAAGCGAAACTCTATCAGCGAGTGAGATACGAG GAAACTGACGACGAGATAGAGGACGAAGTGGATATTTTAATGTCAAGTGATATTATGGCCGTCCAAATGTCGACTAAAGGAATTTCGTTCTCTCGTGCTCAAACTGGATGGATCTTTCGAGAAGATAAAAGA GAAATGGTGGGACCATTTCACgctgatttttatcaaatcaaCGGCATGGTGCTGGAGAGCAGGAAGAGGCGAGAACATTTGAGCGAGGAAGATCTTCAGAAAAATAAAGCAATTATGGAATCGCTAACCAAAGGCAGTTTTCAGGGCTTCCCGAACGGTGAG CCGCCAGCTAGAAGACCGTCGCTGAATCCGCCTTCAGAGCCTCATGTTAGTTGGGAAGAGTACTCGACGGCGTTACCTGGTCAATGTCCAACGCTGGGTCGAACGCTCGCCTATAAAGAAAGTAGTAAATCGTTCAAAGCGACAGTTGCAATGAGTCCGGATTTTCCATTGACCGTCGACATGCTGCTCGACGTTCTAGAAGTTATCGCCACTTTCAAGCATTTTAGTAAACTCAGACAATTTGTACTGATGAAGTTACCGCCGGGATTTCCTGTCAAGATTGATATTCCCATACTGCCCACAGTGACtgcaaaaattacatttcaagAATTTGTATTCAGAAACGACATTCAACctgaattatttcaagttcCGTCGGATTACTTCGAAGACCCCATGAG
- the LOC124413765 gene encoding ankyrin repeat domain-containing protein 13C isoform X3, whose amino-acid sequence MAETSVEPYPLHKSIFHGDVKELSYLIRTHDIAEKDKQVSLVVRKLKQQVREQMEERRPNLVEALRQMGDFYMELKWDFQSWVPLVSRILPSDICKIHKSGASIRMDTTFVDFNDMRWERGDISFIFNGDQKPSKSLTVLDNKAKLYQRVRYEETDDEIEDEVDILMSSDIMAVQMSTKGISFSRAQTGWIFREDKREMVGPFHADFYQINGMVLESRKRREHLSEEDLQKNKAIMESLTKGSFQGFPNGEPPARRPSLNPPSEPHVSWEEYSTALPGQCPTLGRTLAYKESSKSFKATVAMSPDFPLTVDMLLDVLEVIATFKHFSKLRQFVLMKLPPGFPVKIDIPILPTVTAKITFQEFVFRNDIQPELFQVPSDYFEDPMRGYGAYLSMMMILHTASCV is encoded by the exons ATGGCGGAAACATCGGTCGAGCCTTATCCACTTCACAAATCTATTTTTCACGGAGACGTCAAGGAGCTGAGCTACCTCATAAGGACTCACGATATCGCCGAAAAGGACAAGCAAG TATCATTGGTCGTTAGGAAATTGAAACAACAAGTAAGAGAACAAATGGAGGAGAGAAGACCAAATCTAGTTGAAGCACTTAGGCAAATGGGAGACTTCTACATGGAACTTAAATGGGATTTCCAAAGTTGGG TTCCCCTAGTATCCAGAATACTTCCGTCTGACATTTGTAAGATACATAAATCAGGGGCGTCGATTCGCATGGACACAACGTTTGTTGATTTCAACGACATGAGATGGGAGAGAGGCGACATTTCGTTCATATTCAACGGCGATCAAAAGCCGAGTAAATCTCTCACTGTTTTAGACAACAAAGCGAAACTCTATCAGCGAGTGAGATACGAG GAAACTGACGACGAGATAGAGGACGAAGTGGATATTTTAATGTCAAGTGATATTATGGCCGTCCAAATGTCGACTAAAGGAATTTCGTTCTCTCGTGCTCAAACTGGATGGATCTTTCGAGAAGATAAAAGA GAAATGGTGGGACCATTTCACgctgatttttatcaaatcaaCGGCATGGTGCTGGAGAGCAGGAAGAGGCGAGAACATTTGAGCGAGGAAGATCTTCAGAAAAATAAAGCAATTATGGAATCGCTAACCAAAGGCAGTTTTCAGGGCTTCCCGAACGGTGAG CCGCCAGCTAGAAGACCGTCGCTGAATCCGCCTTCAGAGCCTCATGTTAGTTGGGAAGAGTACTCGACGGCGTTACCTGGTCAATGTCCAACGCTGGGTCGAACGCTCGCCTATAAAGAAAGTAGTAAATCGTTCAAAGCGACAGTTGCAATGAGTCCGGATTTTCCATTGACCGTCGACATGCTGCTCGACGTTCTAGAAGTTATCGCCACTTTCAAGCATTTTAGTAAACTCAGACAATTTGTACTGATGAAGTTACCGCCGGGATTTCCTGTCAAGATTGATATTCCCATACTGCCCACAGTGACtgcaaaaattacatttcaagAATTTGTATTCAGAAACGACATTCAACctgaattatttcaagttcCGTCGGATTACTTCGAAGACCCCATGAG
- the LOC124413765 gene encoding ankyrin repeat domain-containing protein 13C isoform X1 — translation MAETSVEPYPLHKSIFHGDVKELSYLIRTHDIAEKDKQGNTPLHLAVMLGRKECVQLLLAHGAPVKVKNLAGWSPLAEAISYGDRQTISLVVRKLKQQVREQMEERRPNLVEALRQMGDFYMELKWDFQSWVPLVSRILPSDICKIHKSGASIRMDTTFVDFNDMRWERGDISFIFNGDQKPSKSLTVLDNKAKLYQRVRYEETDDEIEDEVDILMSSDIMAVQMSTKGISFSRAQTGWIFREDKREMVGPFHADFYQINGMVLESRKRREHLSEEDLQKNKAIMESLTKGSFQGFPNGEPPARRPSLNPPSEPHVSWEEYSTALPGQCPTLGRTLAYKESSKSFKATVAMSPDFPLTVDMLLDVLEVIATFKHFSKLRQFVLMKLPPGFPVKIDIPILPTVTAKITFQEFVFRNDIQPELFQVPSDYFEDPMRGYGAYLSMMMILHTASCV, via the exons ATGGCGGAAACATCGGTCGAGCCTTATCCACTTCACAAATCTATTTTTCACGGAGACGTCAAGGAGCTGAGCTACCTCATAAGGACTCACGATATCGCCGAAAAGGACAAGCAAG GAAATACTCCGCTGCATCTGGCTGTTATGTTAGGAAGAAaag AATGTGTTCAATTACTACTTGCACACGGAGCTCCGGTTAAAGTGAAAAACCTTGCTGGATGGAGTCCTCTTGCCGAAGCTATTAGCTATGGAGATAGACAAACTA TATCATTGGTCGTTAGGAAATTGAAACAACAAGTAAGAGAACAAATGGAGGAGAGAAGACCAAATCTAGTTGAAGCACTTAGGCAAATGGGAGACTTCTACATGGAACTTAAATGGGATTTCCAAAGTTGGG TTCCCCTAGTATCCAGAATACTTCCGTCTGACATTTGTAAGATACATAAATCAGGGGCGTCGATTCGCATGGACACAACGTTTGTTGATTTCAACGACATGAGATGGGAGAGAGGCGACATTTCGTTCATATTCAACGGCGATCAAAAGCCGAGTAAATCTCTCACTGTTTTAGACAACAAAGCGAAACTCTATCAGCGAGTGAGATACGAG GAAACTGACGACGAGATAGAGGACGAAGTGGATATTTTAATGTCAAGTGATATTATGGCCGTCCAAATGTCGACTAAAGGAATTTCGTTCTCTCGTGCTCAAACTGGATGGATCTTTCGAGAAGATAAAAGA GAAATGGTGGGACCATTTCACgctgatttttatcaaatcaaCGGCATGGTGCTGGAGAGCAGGAAGAGGCGAGAACATTTGAGCGAGGAAGATCTTCAGAAAAATAAAGCAATTATGGAATCGCTAACCAAAGGCAGTTTTCAGGGCTTCCCGAACGGTGAG CCGCCAGCTAGAAGACCGTCGCTGAATCCGCCTTCAGAGCCTCATGTTAGTTGGGAAGAGTACTCGACGGCGTTACCTGGTCAATGTCCAACGCTGGGTCGAACGCTCGCCTATAAAGAAAGTAGTAAATCGTTCAAAGCGACAGTTGCAATGAGTCCGGATTTTCCATTGACCGTCGACATGCTGCTCGACGTTCTAGAAGTTATCGCCACTTTCAAGCATTTTAGTAAACTCAGACAATTTGTACTGATGAAGTTACCGCCGGGATTTCCTGTCAAGATTGATATTCCCATACTGCCCACAGTGACtgcaaaaattacatttcaagAATTTGTATTCAGAAACGACATTCAACctgaattatttcaagttcCGTCGGATTACTTCGAAGACCCCATGAG